A single region of the Epinephelus moara isolate mb chromosome 14, YSFRI_EMoa_1.0, whole genome shotgun sequence genome encodes:
- the LOC126400460 gene encoding glutamate-rich protein 1 isoform X2, which translates to MARREEVFQSKVLQKLYPAAPKLEKQPSPPRIVDALSKKTYVKRKASQQDTVIDTGTQSAATPGRRMYTVLPPPTDYKTDSEKSVTLPQFESINSAEDPAEVVHDSDKDQDKEEEEQKRKRRRRKRKTALHQDSEKDGAAPLSESSTGHTPVDEGGERVSRNKKRKLKKKRHKEKLLSMGLMPRATALEFTYRKDGEEEEEEEEEEGRAVDVSDFLRTTLEIYLSDSSMRGDKLPLLSGTVNDLLSSISSGSKHTSVLKQLHSLKALVQQQEANKLEMALEEFSNTSPMSAEETTAVIALFQYWITDIFPMQGDKKTGFSTTHP; encoded by the exons ATGGCACGTAGGGAAGAAG TTTTTCAATCAAAAGTACTTCAGAAGCTTTACCCTGCAGCTCCCAAACTGGAGAAGCAACCCAGCCCACCACGCATTGTAGATGCCCTATCCAAAAAAACCTATGTGAAAAGAAAGGCCTCTCAACAAGACACTGTCATTG ATACAGGGACACAGAGTGCAGCCACTCCAGGCAGGCGGATGTACACAGTCCTACCTCCTCCCACAGACTACAAGACAGATTCAGAGAAATCTGTCACACTTCCCCAGTTCGAAAGCATAAATAGTGCGGAGGACCCAGCTG AGGTCGTCCATGATAGCGACAAAGACCAAgataaagaggaagaagagcagaaaagaaaaaggaggcgaaggaaaaggaaaacagCCCTCCATCAAGACTCTGAGAAAGATGGAGCAGCTCCACTGAGTGAGTCCAGCACAGGTCACACACCTGTAGATGAGGGAGGTGAGCGCGTTAGCAGGAACAAGAAGAGGAAGCTGAAAAAGAAGCGGCACAAAGAAAAGCTGCTCTCCATGGGTCTGATGCCTCGGGCCACTGCCCTGGAGTTCACGTACCGAAAAGAtggggaagaagaggaggaggaggaggaggaggaggggagagctGTGGATGTGTCAGACTTCCTCAGGACAACACTGGAAATCTATTTGTCAGATT CCTCCATGCGTGGAGACAAGCTTCCTCTCCTGTCTGGGACAGTGAATGACCTTCTGAGCAGCATATCCAGCGGATCCAAGCACACCTCTGTCCTGAAGCAGCTCCACAGTCTCAAGGCCCTTGTTCAACAGCAAGAGGCAAACAAGCTGGAAATGGCACTGGAGGAGTTCTCCAACACGTCTCCCATGTCTGCAG agGAAACCACTGCAGTCATTGCACTCTTCCAATACTGGATCACAGACATTTTTCCCATGCAAGGAGACAAGAAGACAGGGTTTTCTACGACACACCCATGA
- the LOC126400460 gene encoding glutamate-rich protein 1 isoform X1 encodes MARREEVFQSKVLQKLYPAAPKLEKQPSPPRIVDALSKKTYVKRKASQQDTVIDTGTQSAATPGRRMYTVLPPPTDYKTDSEKSVTLPQFESINSAEDPAEEVVHDSDKDQDKEEEEQKRKRRRRKRKTALHQDSEKDGAAPLSESSTGHTPVDEGGERVSRNKKRKLKKKRHKEKLLSMGLMPRATALEFTYRKDGEEEEEEEEEEGRAVDVSDFLRTTLEIYLSDSSMRGDKLPLLSGTVNDLLSSISSGSKHTSVLKQLHSLKALVQQQEANKLEMALEEFSNTSPMSAEETTAVIALFQYWITDIFPMQGDKKTGFSTTHP; translated from the exons ATGGCACGTAGGGAAGAAG TTTTTCAATCAAAAGTACTTCAGAAGCTTTACCCTGCAGCTCCCAAACTGGAGAAGCAACCCAGCCCACCACGCATTGTAGATGCCCTATCCAAAAAAACCTATGTGAAAAGAAAGGCCTCTCAACAAGACACTGTCATTG ATACAGGGACACAGAGTGCAGCCACTCCAGGCAGGCGGATGTACACAGTCCTACCTCCTCCCACAGACTACAAGACAGATTCAGAGAAATCTGTCACACTTCCCCAGTTCGAAAGCATAAATAGTGCGGAGGACCCAGCTG AAGAGGTCGTCCATGATAGCGACAAAGACCAAgataaagaggaagaagagcagaaaagaaaaaggaggcgaaggaaaaggaaaacagCCCTCCATCAAGACTCTGAGAAAGATGGAGCAGCTCCACTGAGTGAGTCCAGCACAGGTCACACACCTGTAGATGAGGGAGGTGAGCGCGTTAGCAGGAACAAGAAGAGGAAGCTGAAAAAGAAGCGGCACAAAGAAAAGCTGCTCTCCATGGGTCTGATGCCTCGGGCCACTGCCCTGGAGTTCACGTACCGAAAAGAtggggaagaagaggaggaggaggaggaggaggaggggagagctGTGGATGTGTCAGACTTCCTCAGGACAACACTGGAAATCTATTTGTCAGATT CCTCCATGCGTGGAGACAAGCTTCCTCTCCTGTCTGGGACAGTGAATGACCTTCTGAGCAGCATATCCAGCGGATCCAAGCACACCTCTGTCCTGAAGCAGCTCCACAGTCTCAAGGCCCTTGTTCAACAGCAAGAGGCAAACAAGCTGGAAATGGCACTGGAGGAGTTCTCCAACACGTCTCCCATGTCTGCAG agGAAACCACTGCAGTCATTGCACTCTTCCAATACTGGATCACAGACATTTTTCCCATGCAAGGAGACAAGAAGACAGGGTTTTCTACGACACACCCATGA
- the LOC126400460 gene encoding glutamate-rich protein 1 isoform X4, with protein sequence MARREEVFQSKVLQKLYPAAPKLEKQPSPPRIVDALSKKTYVKRKASQQDTVIEEVVHDSDKDQDKEEEEQKRKRRRRKRKTALHQDSEKDGAAPLSESSTGHTPVDEGGERVSRNKKRKLKKKRHKEKLLSMGLMPRATALEFTYRKDGEEEEEEEEEEGRAVDVSDFLRTTLEIYLSDSSMRGDKLPLLSGTVNDLLSSISSGSKHTSVLKQLHSLKALVQQQEANKLEMALEEFSNTSPMSAEETTAVIALFQYWITDIFPMQGDKKTGFSTTHP encoded by the exons ATGGCACGTAGGGAAGAAG TTTTTCAATCAAAAGTACTTCAGAAGCTTTACCCTGCAGCTCCCAAACTGGAGAAGCAACCCAGCCCACCACGCATTGTAGATGCCCTATCCAAAAAAACCTATGTGAAAAGAAAGGCCTCTCAACAAGACACTGTCATTG AAGAGGTCGTCCATGATAGCGACAAAGACCAAgataaagaggaagaagagcagaaaagaaaaaggaggcgaaggaaaaggaaaacagCCCTCCATCAAGACTCTGAGAAAGATGGAGCAGCTCCACTGAGTGAGTCCAGCACAGGTCACACACCTGTAGATGAGGGAGGTGAGCGCGTTAGCAGGAACAAGAAGAGGAAGCTGAAAAAGAAGCGGCACAAAGAAAAGCTGCTCTCCATGGGTCTGATGCCTCGGGCCACTGCCCTGGAGTTCACGTACCGAAAAGAtggggaagaagaggaggaggaggaggaggaggaggggagagctGTGGATGTGTCAGACTTCCTCAGGACAACACTGGAAATCTATTTGTCAGATT CCTCCATGCGTGGAGACAAGCTTCCTCTCCTGTCTGGGACAGTGAATGACCTTCTGAGCAGCATATCCAGCGGATCCAAGCACACCTCTGTCCTGAAGCAGCTCCACAGTCTCAAGGCCCTTGTTCAACAGCAAGAGGCAAACAAGCTGGAAATGGCACTGGAGGAGTTCTCCAACACGTCTCCCATGTCTGCAG agGAAACCACTGCAGTCATTGCACTCTTCCAATACTGGATCACAGACATTTTTCCCATGCAAGGAGACAAGAAGACAGGGTTTTCTACGACACACCCATGA
- the LOC126400460 gene encoding glutamate-rich protein 1 isoform X3: protein MARREEVFQSKVLQKLYPAAPKLEKQPSPPRIVDALSKKTYVKRKASQQDTVIGTQSAATPGRRMYTVLPPPTDYKTDSEKSVTLPQFESINSAEDPAEEVVHDSDKDQDKEEEEQKRKRRRRKRKTALHQDSEKDGAAPLSESSTGHTPVDEGGERVSRNKKRKLKKKRHKEKLLSMGLMPRATALEFTYRKDGEEEEEEEEEEGRAVDVSDFLRTTLEIYLSDSSMRGDKLPLLSGTVNDLLSSISSGSKHTSVLKQLHSLKALVQQQEANKLEMALEEFSNTSPMSAEETTAVIALFQYWITDIFPMQGDKKTGFSTTHP from the exons ATGGCACGTAGGGAAGAAG TTTTTCAATCAAAAGTACTTCAGAAGCTTTACCCTGCAGCTCCCAAACTGGAGAAGCAACCCAGCCCACCACGCATTGTAGATGCCCTATCCAAAAAAACCTATGTGAAAAGAAAGGCCTCTCAACAAGACACTGTCATTG GGACACAGAGTGCAGCCACTCCAGGCAGGCGGATGTACACAGTCCTACCTCCTCCCACAGACTACAAGACAGATTCAGAGAAATCTGTCACACTTCCCCAGTTCGAAAGCATAAATAGTGCGGAGGACCCAGCTG AAGAGGTCGTCCATGATAGCGACAAAGACCAAgataaagaggaagaagagcagaaaagaaaaaggaggcgaaggaaaaggaaaacagCCCTCCATCAAGACTCTGAGAAAGATGGAGCAGCTCCACTGAGTGAGTCCAGCACAGGTCACACACCTGTAGATGAGGGAGGTGAGCGCGTTAGCAGGAACAAGAAGAGGAAGCTGAAAAAGAAGCGGCACAAAGAAAAGCTGCTCTCCATGGGTCTGATGCCTCGGGCCACTGCCCTGGAGTTCACGTACCGAAAAGAtggggaagaagaggaggaggaggaggaggaggaggggagagctGTGGATGTGTCAGACTTCCTCAGGACAACACTGGAAATCTATTTGTCAGATT CCTCCATGCGTGGAGACAAGCTTCCTCTCCTGTCTGGGACAGTGAATGACCTTCTGAGCAGCATATCCAGCGGATCCAAGCACACCTCTGTCCTGAAGCAGCTCCACAGTCTCAAGGCCCTTGTTCAACAGCAAGAGGCAAACAAGCTGGAAATGGCACTGGAGGAGTTCTCCAACACGTCTCCCATGTCTGCAG agGAAACCACTGCAGTCATTGCACTCTTCCAATACTGGATCACAGACATTTTTCCCATGCAAGGAGACAAGAAGACAGGGTTTTCTACGACACACCCATGA